Below is a genomic region from Prolixibacteraceae bacterium.
TATCCCTATCCTATTGCAGGCAAGGCTCTGCCTGATTCTACTTCTTTTGCACGATATCCTGCTGGATTCGAGGCAAATCAGGTGAAGGATTGGAGGCGTCATAATGTGAATACTATTATTAAGCAGTTAAGTGATAGTATTCATGCGACTAAGCCATGGGTTAAGTTCGGGATTAGTCCTTTCGGTGTATGGCGAGAGAAACGATCTGATTTGAGAGGCTCTAACACTACTGGTGGAATGACCAACTACGACCACCTCTATGCGGATGTTATTATGTGGCAAGAGAAGAAGTGGATCGATTATCTGTTGCCTCAAATTTATTGGTATCGAGGACAACCGAAAGTAGACTATGAGACGCTAGCTCACTGGTGGGGGGAGAATAATAAAGGTCGTCATTGCTACATTGGGAATGCACTATATAAGATGAAGCCTGATGCTTCTGCTGTTTCATGGCAATCTGCACAAGAGGGAATAGAACAGATTAAACTTGATCGTGATATTGAAGGCGTAGATGGTTTTGCATTCTATTCATCGAAGTACTTGACCCAATCGATGATGGGTTTTAAAGATTCATTGAAAGCAAATTATCTTTCGACACCTGCTTTTACACCTAATATGGCATGGATGGATTCTGTTCCTCCAGCTTACCCTATCAATATCAATATGCGAAAGGTAAAGAGAGGGCGTCAGATATACTGGGACCCTGTGTTAGGTGGTGAGATGGATAAGGGGCGTTTTTATGCCGTGTATCGATTTACGAAAGCAGATAAGCTATTTGAGTTAACTCCAGATAATATGGTGCAATTCACTTCTGACTGTACTTTTGATATCCACCGTAAGTTTTTACGACTGTTCCGTAAAAAACATTACTATATTATCACGACAGTAGATAGGGCGAGTAATGAGAGTATGCCGAGTGAGATATTCTATATTAAACAATAAGTCGCAAGATGACTATGTATTGTTTTAAGGTAAAAAACTCCAACTACATCATGTAGTTGGAGTTTTTTATTTTTATCCTTGTATAGATAATAGATGGAGTTATAGTTCTAACTGATCTATTCCTTGTTCAAATACTATATCTCTAGGGATTCCTGCATTTCTTATTTTAACAAGATCTGCTTTAAGGTCTGCAGGTACTATGGCTAGATCCTCAATAAGCTCTGATGCTTTTTGATAGTCACCATCTCCTTCAATAGTAAGCAATTTTGTTGCTAAATTCTTCATGGCTTCATTCATCTTCTCAAAGTTGACTTGATACTTTCCTGTTATCATGTCTTTTTCGAATGCTCCATATTGACAGAAATAGTTGAAACGAATCATGTTGGCTTTACCGCTGTTACTTGCTTCTCCAAAACGTAGTGATCTAAAGATATCAGCCATGATCGTTACATAGTTGTTCTTGATGTCATGATCTTCTCCAAGCTCTTGTGTGTTTGATAGAAGATATAGTGATAGAATATCTGCTTTACAAGACTCGATGGTGGTGTAGTGCTCTTTAAGGCTCTCGGCAACTGTTTTGTCTCCATCAAGAGTTTGTCGCATGCCGAGACTGTTGGCTAGATGAATAAAGATCGTGTTTTGAAGAAAAGCATCAAAATTTACATACTGCTGTTGCTCTTTTACAATCACCTCTCTTGTTATAGGAATAACGATCTTATCAAATTTGGCTCTCATTGCATTGCGTAAGAGCATCTGACGACTTCCTTTGGTATTTCTTATCTTGGCATCGTTAGGTAAATTTATCGCAATTGTCTTACCTGCTGCATTTCCATCTCCTTGAGAGTAGATCATATCATAGATCCCAAGCTTCGAGTGCAGTGATGGAACTTCACTTTTGTATGCTTCTGCTACAGGGAGTGTTTTTTGTAGTTCGGGAAGAATAGATATCAGTTGATCTAGTTGTTCTGATTGTCTTTCATCTTTAATTAATACGATCCCTTCATAAGAGGTCTTATATCCATATAGTTGATCTTCATAGTTCTCGATAGGGCCAACAACAAAATCTATTTTACTATCGGCAATATCCATCCATGCAATATCACTCTCATAGTATTCGTCTGTGATCAGTGACTTTGCTCGTTTGGTTAGATACGCTTTAAATTTACTATCCTCTGCAAGGGATGCCGCTTTAAGAAGTAGGGTAGATGCTTTTTGTAGCGATGCTTTGTAAGCAATATGGTAAGGTATCGCTTTAAGAGCTCCTAAGGAGTCTCTTTTAATAAGAGAAAAGTTGCTAGTCTTTATTGGGGACAGGAACTGGTCAAACTCCTCTTTATGCATATCCTTAGGATAAAGTTCAGCACCTAAAGATTTCTTTGGGATGTTAACAATAAATGATTTCTGTCCATCTAATCGATTCCAAGGTCCATAGTTAATAAGAGTTATCTCTCTTAGATGATCATCAGTTATACGGCTTAATAGATCTTCTTTGTCGCCCCATGCTTGTTTCCAATAAAGCTCATCCATGATATCTGCCACTTCAAAGAGGATGGGAAGTAACTCTTTTTGGTTATCACTTAGGTGACTTGTATTGGTGGTTAATGCGAAAGGAGCGTACTCTCCTGAAAGTTTTTGGGCATTGGTGTTACACTTGTACTCTTCTTTAGAGGGGTTACATCCTAACAGAATTAAGATGGAAAGAGTTGACAAAGTAAAGAATTGTCTCATGATGTTTTGGTTTTCATATTATATTATTTCGTGAATATATACTATATGTAAACCCATATGACGCTTATGATTTCAAAGCAGTGTGTATTGAGATTTTAAGGAGTAATCTGTGGATGTTTATGTTTTTATATTGTGTTGTTTATTAGGTGTATATGTGTTATGTTTGTTGCGTGGATGGATGTGTTGTTTGAATAGATATTTAATGATTATTTAATGCAGTGTGCGATTGTAGTTTTGAAATGTAAGAGTTAATATAATATAAATATTATTGGCTTTGGAGGTCTACCACTTCCAAAGCCAATAGTCGGTTATAGATCTAACTGATCTAACCCTTGTTCAAATACAATATCTCTTGGTATGCCAGCAGTCTCTAGTTTTACTAGGTCAGCCTCAAGATCGGCAGGGATGACTGCTAGATCATATATAAATGCAGAAGCTTTGTCATAATTGCCATCACCTTGTAGCTTTAGATATATCTTAGAGAGGTTAACCATAGCATCATGCATTTTGTCGAAGTCTACATGATATTTGCCTGTTACCATGTCTTTCTCGAATGCCCCATACTTACAGAAATAGTTGAAACGAATCATATTGGCCTTACCATGTGTATTTGCCCCACCAAAACGTAGTGCTCTAAATATCCCAGCCATAATAGTGACGTAATTATCTTTGATATCATGATTCTCACCAAGTGCTTTCACCTTGTCTAGTTCATTGATAAGGAAAAGTCCAACGATATCTGCTTTACCCAACTCAATGACAGAGTAGTGTTCCTTCAGTTGTTCCATCACCGTGTGTTTTCCATCAACAGTATGGTTCATCCCTAACCCGTGCGCGATCTCTAAAAGTAATGTATTGTCAAAGAATGCATCAAAAGTTACATACTGTTGTTGCTCTCGAACGATAAGTTCTTTACTAATAGGCACCATAATCTTATCGAACTTGGCCTTCATGCAGTTCTTTAGATATATTCTTCGACTACCTTTGGCTTGTTGCACTTTGGGATTGTTTGGAAGGTTTAATGCAATGGTTTTTCCTGCACCATTACCATCTCCTTTGCAATAGACCACATCACAAACATCTAGATGTGAATTTAGAGATGGGACTTCACTCTTATATGTCTCATCCACAGGGAGCGCTTTTTGCAGTTGAGGGAGTAGTTGTATGATATGATCTATTTTATTAGACCAACTGTCATCTCTCACAAGAACAATCGCCTCAAATGAGTTTTTGTAACCATACAATTGGTCCTCGTAACGTTCAATAGGCCCAACCACAAAGTTTAATTTACTATCTTTAATATCCATCCATGCCATGTCACTCTTATAGTAGTTGTCATCTACCAATGATTGAGCTATCGACTCTAGGTAAGCCTTAAAAGGGGGATTTTCAGCAAGTGTTGCTGCCTGTTTTAGGAGGCTAGAAGCTTTGTCCAACTCCGATTTATAGGCAAGATGATAAGGAACAACTTTAAGGTTGTTCATTGAATCTCTCTTAATGATGGTGTAATGACTCGTCTTATTTGGGTCTTTCAATTGGTCAAACTCATCTTTCGTCATATCCTTAGGATAGAATTCAGCTCCTAAGGATTTATTGCCGATGCCTACGATAAAAGAGTTATCCCCATCTAGACGATTCCATGGCCCATAATTTATTGTAGTAAGCTTCCTTAAATTATTATCCTTAATATGTTCGAACAATACCTCTTTATTTCCCCATGCTTGTTTCCAATAGATATTATCCATAATATCCGAAACTTCGAAAAGAAGAGGTAGTATCTTCTGTTGATTCTTGGATAGGTGTGAGACATCTGTAGTTAATTTTACAGGGATGTACTCTCCTGCAAGTTTTGTTGCGTCGGTACTACACACATATTCGACCTTAGATGTGCTACATCCCATCAGGAGAGATAGGGATAAGGTGATTAAAAGTAATCTATTTTTCATGTTTGTATATTTGTTATTTTAGGATATGCTCGATAAACAAATGATATGCAAATATACAACCACGTTTACTTATATAAATTAAGTGTTGTTTTATGTTAATATTAATATTATAACATATTGAAAGTATTAATGTTTTGTATACTATTAAATCAATGTTTGTAAGGGTCTTTTTTGCGTAGGTTTAAGTTAATTAAAAAATACATTAATACAGTATACTCCATAATGATATTTATCTTGTTTATGTAAAATCGATAAGAAGAGATTAATACATAATAGGATTTCTCTAAATATGGGGAAATAAATCAGCCCTAACATTGAGTTGATAGTTGTATTACGTTCGAATGTATTATAACTACCATCTCAATGTTAGAGCTGATATAATTTAGTAATTTCTTCTATGCTTATGTGTCTTTTAGTTATGACTTGTCTGATTTTTCATATGACCAGCCAAATTTTAATCCAATAACAAAGTATGCGAGGACAATGGTTCCAACTGCAAAGATTGTATCTCCAATAAAACGTAGCCATTTGAAAACAAGGATATAATCTAAATGATGGAATTCTGCCGATCTTGCATACCATAATCCTTTATCAACACTTGCTACCGTCTGTGCTAGTCCTACGGGAAGAACACTCAATAGTACCATTAAGATAAGACCAATATTTAATGACCAAAAAGCAAATCGTATTAACCCTTGTTTCCACTGTTGTGGTCTCGATAATCCCTTAACGACAAAGAGCATCAATCCTATACCTAACATACCATATACCCCAAAGAGTGCTGTATGGGCATGTACAGAAGTGGTGTTGAGTCCTTGGATATAATATAATGCAATAGGTGGATTAATCATGAAACCAAATATCCCTGCACCCACAAGATTCCAAAAAGAAACGGATATAAAGAAATATATAGGCCACTTGTAGTTAATTGTCCACGTGGTCGCTTTCATCACCCTATAGTTATGGAATCCTTCATAACCCATAAACACTAGGGGTACCACCTCTAAGGCACTAAATGTAGATCCCAATGCTAAAACAGCTGTAGGTGTTCCTGTGAAGTATAGATGATGGAATGTACCTATTATACCTCCGACAAGGAATATGGTCGCCGATGAAATCGCTGTAAAGGTCGCCACTTTGATATTGATAATCTTCATTCGTACAAAAAGGAATGCAATTACAACTGTTGCGAATACTTCAAAGAACCCTTCAACCCATAGATGAACAACCCACCATCTAAAATATTCTATAACAGAGAGGTGGGTGTGTTGTCCCCATGTAAGTCCTGCTCCATAGAAAAGTGCAATAGCAACTGCGGAGATAATAAAGAGTAGAAGTAGATTCTTATCCGAATGATTACGTTTAAGTGCTGGCATTAGTGCTCTTAACATGAGTATAAGCCATAAGATAAGTCCTACAAATAGATATATCTGCCAGAATCTACCTAGATCAACATACTCTAAGCCTTGGTGTCCAAACCAGAAGTTTGTAGTCAAACCCAGTTGTTGCATCACACCTAGTAGTTGACCTATAAGCGATCCTACCACAATGATAAGTAGTGATATAAAAAGAAAGTTAACACCTAGTCGTTGATATTTAGGCTCATAACCTGACACCGCTGGTGCAATATATAATCCTGTGGCCAACCACGATGTAGCGATCCAGAATATGGCTATCTGAACATGCCATGTACGTGTGATAGAATATGGCAAGAACTTCGCTAATGGAATTCCATATAACCCTTGACCCTCTACACCATAATGTGCCGTAACCACTCCCATGACAACTTGAAACAGAATAAGAAAGTTAACGATCCAAAAATATTTTAATGTCGCACGCATCGATGGGGTAGAGTTAATACCCATAAGAGGATCTTCTGCAGGTAGGTGAGCTTCATCAATCTCGTCTTCTTGCTTCTTTGCATGATAGAATGCCAAAACTCCAATACCTGCCAATAACATGATCACACTAAATCCTGTCCATAATAGTAAAGATCCTGATGGTTTATTTCCTATCAACTCTTCTGCTGGCCAGTTATTTGTATATGTAATGTTTTGGTTCGGTCGATCTGTCGTACATGCCCACGAAGTCCAAAAGAAGAAGGCTCCAAGCTTAAATAATTTCTCATGCCCCGAGAGTGTATTCTCTTTCATGGCATACTGCTCTCGCAAGTGAGATAGATCTGGATCATCAGAGAATAACTTACTGTAATAGGTCACGTTACTATTTACTGCATCTTCTCTTTGTAACGATAGGACAATCTGATCCGTATCACTATTATAGGTATTCTTTCTGATCTGTTTGGTTAAACGTGATTTTAATGCCGCTTGTTGCTCTGTATCTAGATCATCGTATGAACGATGAAACTCCTTCTCAGACCAACCATCTAATAGGTAAGTGGCCTCTCTGTGAATCCAGTCCGCATTCCAATCGGGTGCTGTATATGCCCCATGACCCCATATACTCCCTAACTCTTGACCTCCAATAGACTGCCATATCTGCTGACCTTCTTGGATATCTTGTTTTGTAAATATGGTCTCCCCATTACTATTTACCACCTTTGTCGGGATAGGTGGTGCTTCTCTATAAATCTCTACCCCGTAGTATCCTAGAACAGCGAAGGATACCACCATTACGACGGCAAAGTAAATCCATAATTTCTTCATAAACTTAGTTTCTAAAAATGATATGTTTCACAATAGAATTATATAGTTAGAGACCAATATAAATCATTCATCGACATGTTGCTCTCTTACCATATAACAGTCATCTTTATGTTTTAGTTATATAGAATCATGTTGTATAACCATATGATAATAAGATTCTTCGTAAATAATAGGTCCTCTAAAGAAAGACTACCATTATTTCGGTAACTGTTTCTTAAAGAAAACCCAATACTCCTGATGTCCTTTCTCTACTAGCCAATGTTCATATTGAAGACTCAAGGTCTTATCGATGATAGGGGCAGGAATGAAAGGTGCAATTACTTTGAGCATCTCATTCGATTTAAGTCTCTTTATCGAGGATAAAATATCATGCATCGGTTGCTCTCCTTCATTCAGCTTCTCTCTGATGTCAAGGGTCTCAACGATCGATGATGTGTCATGCCAGTCAGGGCGTGTGGTCTGAAAGCGATTCTCTTCTACCTCCATCATCCCAACACCTTCTTGCCCGACCTCTTTTCGTAACAGTAGTACCAGCTCTTCTACCTTAATATCTCCAATGACTGCTGCTTGTGATAGGGTTGTCACCTTAGCTACCACTTTTCTTAAGATAGGATTCTTTAATTTCTTAAAGGCAGGGGCAATCCCAATCAATACCTCTTCTAGTTGAGGATATGCTTCTAAAAGATCTGATATCTTTGTCTTAGGGGTGATTATCAAACTATGCATCATCGTCCCCTTTCTCGTTGGTATACTCTAATATTCTTCGTTCTCCCTCTAATGCTCTGTTCTCAGCAAGATCTTGAGATACCTCTAACGTTCCAAGATATTCCCCATCTTCTCCACGTAGAGCAAAATATTCAATCTTTATAAATTTACCTTTCATCTGAATCCAGAATGGTGCATGCGACGCAGCTCCCGACTTAAAATCTTCAATGATCTTCTCTACGATATGTGTACTGCCAGGAGGGTGACACAACCTAACATCTCTATTTATTATGGAACGATTACGAGCGAATATCCTCTCTGTTCCTTGTGTGAAATACTTCACCTTATCATGTTTGTCCACAAAGGTCATATCGAAGGGTACAGAATTCAAGATGGCCATAATCTCTTTCGACGTAAAACTGCCTGATGGTAGCTGAATATTACCATCCGAAGAGATTGTCGTATCAGCAACCTCCTCTATCATTCCTTCTGGCTTCCACGCTACAGTAGGATCATAAAGACAATATCCAAACTCAAGGGTTTGATTGTTTATATGCCACCAATCCTCTGTCGTAAGTACATCTAAACTCATAGGAAAAAGGATCTCCTCCTCCTTCTTAACCATATCAATGATCGACTGAAGTGTGGGTAAAAACAACAGTTCAATAGAGTCTTCTAAATCTTCCTTCGTAACTCCTTCGGTATGGAGAATCTCAATACACGCTTTAAGCTGCTCTCTTATCTGATCGTGCTTACCCCACATAATCTTAGGTGGAGCAGTGATGTCACTCCTCTCTAAATATGGAAAAACCAAATACTCTTTACGTTGGTAATGCTTATCCACATCCATCAATTGATGAAAAAGACCCTGAACACCATATACAAATGGCATGAACTCAGACGGCTCCACATGCTCTAATGAATTTAATACCTGAAAAGCTTTCTCTGCTACTCTTGTGATCTCAATATTCTCTTTCCTAAATACATCTACAGGGTGCCCTTCCGGTACATCTTGTACTCCACTCAGGTCCACATTCCCTTCCAGCACAGAGCCATGGATATCACAAAGCTGTAACACCTCCTCTTCTGGTAATCCCTCCTGTATTAACTCTTGCTCAACCTCTACTACTTCACCATATGGGATCTCTTTTAAAGTCTCAGCCAGCTCCCGACGAACCACCTCTACCGTTTCACCTTCATGTAATTTAAGTATTAACTGCTTTAACTGTTCTTTTCGATACTTCGAATTATTAATCAATTCACTCATGATGGATGCTATCTTATGATTAAATAAATAATATTCATTAGTTCTAAGACATCAATGAGCCATATGCTCTAATAAGTTAAGTAAGTCAGAACGACAATCTCATCTTACTCTTCAATTGCGAAGTCATGATCATCTAGCAATGATTCAATAGCTCTTGACCTATAACTCCTTGGTTTGAATTCCTATAATGACTTCCGATGATTAGAGTGGCATATACTTCATTAACCATATTTACAACACCGTAGGTCTGTTATTGTTTCATAATAAATTGTTAAACAGTTTATTAACTCGATATAATAAAGACAATATTCCAATAAGGGTAAACACTTTATAGACTCGTACATCAACCTTCTAGTTTATGTAGATATTAGTCTCCATTAAATGTCCATATTCAATTGATTACATAGTAAGCATAATGTTCTAATAAGCTATAATGATGGTATATGATATGAGTATTTGATATAAAAAAACGATGCTTTAACTATCGGTAAATGGTTAAAGCATCGTTTGAAATGATTGGATGCAATGTGCTGCTTAGAAAGTGATATTTATACAGAACTGGAAATAGAACTT
It encodes:
- a CDS encoding DUF1858 domain-containing protein gives rise to the protein MMHSLIITPKTKISDLLEAYPQLEEVLIGIAPAFKKLKNPILRKVVAKVTTLSQAAVIGDIKVEELVLLLRKEVGQEGVGMMEVEENRFQTTRPDWHDTSSIVETLDIREKLNEGEQPMHDILSSIKRLKSNEMLKVIAPFIPAPIIDKTLSLQYEHWLVEKGHQEYWVFFKKQLPK
- a CDS encoding nitric-oxide reductase large subunit; the protein is MKKLWIYFAVVMVVSFAVLGYYGVEIYREAPPIPTKVVNSNGETIFTKQDIQEGQQIWQSIGGQELGSIWGHGAYTAPDWNADWIHREATYLLDGWSEKEFHRSYDDLDTEQQAALKSRLTKQIRKNTYNSDTDQIVLSLQREDAVNSNVTYYSKLFSDDPDLSHLREQYAMKENTLSGHEKLFKLGAFFFWTSWACTTDRPNQNITYTNNWPAEELIGNKPSGSLLLWTGFSVIMLLAGIGVLAFYHAKKQEDEIDEAHLPAEDPLMGINSTPSMRATLKYFWIVNFLILFQVVMGVVTAHYGVEGQGLYGIPLAKFLPYSITRTWHVQIAIFWIATSWLATGLYIAPAVSGYEPKYQRLGVNFLFISLLIIVVGSLIGQLLGVMQQLGLTTNFWFGHQGLEYVDLGRFWQIYLFVGLILWLILMLRALMPALKRNHSDKNLLLLFIISAVAIALFYGAGLTWGQHTHLSVIEYFRWWVVHLWVEGFFEVFATVVIAFLFVRMKIINIKVATFTAISSATIFLVGGIIGTFHHLYFTGTPTAVLALGSTFSALEVVPLVFMGYEGFHNYRVMKATTWTINYKWPIYFFISVSFWNLVGAGIFGFMINPPIALYYIQGLNTTSVHAHTALFGVYGMLGIGLMLFVVKGLSRPQQWKQGLIRFAFWSLNIGLILMVLLSVLPVGLAQTVASVDKGLWYARSAEFHHLDYILVFKWLRFIGDTIFAVGTIVLAYFVIGLKFGWSYEKSDKS
- a CDS encoding Zn-dependent hydrolase, whose product is MKNRLLLITLSLSLLMGCSTSKVEYVCSTDATKLAGEYIPVKLTTDVSHLSKNQQKILPLLFEVSDIMDNIYWKQAWGNKEVLFEHIKDNNLRKLTTINYGPWNRLDGDNSFIVGIGNKSLGAEFYPKDMTKDEFDQLKDPNKTSHYTIIKRDSMNNLKVVPYHLAYKSELDKASSLLKQAATLAENPPFKAYLESIAQSLVDDNYYKSDMAWMDIKDSKLNFVVGPIERYEDQLYGYKNSFEAIVLVRDDSWSNKIDHIIQLLPQLQKALPVDETYKSEVPSLNSHLDVCDVVYCKGDGNGAGKTIALNLPNNPKVQQAKGSRRIYLKNCMKAKFDKIMVPISKELIVREQQQYVTFDAFFDNTLLLEIAHGLGMNHTVDGKHTVMEQLKEHYSVIELGKADIVGLFLINELDKVKALGENHDIKDNYVTIMAGIFRALRFGGANTHGKANMIRFNYFCKYGAFEKDMVTGKYHVDFDKMHDAMVNLSKIYLKLQGDGNYDKASAFIYDLAVIPADLEADLVKLETAGIPRDIVFEQGLDQLDL
- a CDS encoding family 10 glycosylhydrolase, with the protein product MNFYRSILFTVIVLLSQGALFAQNHRNQPKHEFRGAWIATVANIDWPKARGGDVEKQKHDLCTLLDTLKSYNMNAVIFQVRPTSDAFYHSKYEPWSKYLTGTQGEMPESYFDPLAFVIHQCHRRGMELHAWFNPYRVKQREEDQLSDGNIAKVHPEWTFKYGKRTYFDPGLPQVRNWVADVVTDVVRRYDVDAIHFDDYFYPYPIAGKALPDSTSFARYPAGFEANQVKDWRRHNVNTIIKQLSDSIHATKPWVKFGISPFGVWREKRSDLRGSNTTGGMTNYDHLYADVIMWQEKKWIDYLLPQIYWYRGQPKVDYETLAHWWGENNKGRHCYIGNALYKMKPDASAVSWQSAQEGIEQIKLDRDIEGVDGFAFYSSKYLTQSMMGFKDSLKANYLSTPAFTPNMAWMDSVPPAYPININMRKVKRGRQIYWDPVLGGEMDKGRFYAVYRFTKADKLFELTPDNMVQFTSDCTFDIHRKFLRLFRKKHYYIITTVDRASNESMPSEIFYIKQ
- a CDS encoding Zn-dependent hydrolase, with the translated sequence MRQFFTLSTLSILILLGCNPSKEEYKCNTNAQKLSGEYAPFALTTNTSHLSDNQKELLPILFEVADIMDELYWKQAWGDKEDLLSRITDDHLREITLINYGPWNRLDGQKSFIVNIPKKSLGAELYPKDMHKEEFDQFLSPIKTSNFSLIKRDSLGALKAIPYHIAYKASLQKASTLLLKAASLAEDSKFKAYLTKRAKSLITDEYYESDIAWMDIADSKIDFVVGPIENYEDQLYGYKTSYEGIVLIKDERQSEQLDQLISILPELQKTLPVAEAYKSEVPSLHSKLGIYDMIYSQGDGNAAGKTIAINLPNDAKIRNTKGSRQMLLRNAMRAKFDKIVIPITREVIVKEQQQYVNFDAFLQNTIFIHLANSLGMRQTLDGDKTVAESLKEHYTTIESCKADILSLYLLSNTQELGEDHDIKNNYVTIMADIFRSLRFGEASNSGKANMIRFNYFCQYGAFEKDMITGKYQVNFEKMNEAMKNLATKLLTIEGDGDYQKASELIEDLAIVPADLKADLVKIRNAGIPRDIVFEQGIDQLEL
- a CDS encoding DUF438 domain-containing protein; amino-acid sequence: MSELINNSKYRKEQLKQLILKLHEGETVEVVRRELAETLKEIPYGEVVEVEQELIQEGLPEEEVLQLCDIHGSVLEGNVDLSGVQDVPEGHPVDVFRKENIEITRVAEKAFQVLNSLEHVEPSEFMPFVYGVQGLFHQLMDVDKHYQRKEYLVFPYLERSDITAPPKIMWGKHDQIREQLKACIEILHTEGVTKEDLEDSIELLFLPTLQSIIDMVKKEEEILFPMSLDVLTTEDWWHINNQTLEFGYCLYDPTVAWKPEGMIEEVADTTISSDGNIQLPSGSFTSKEIMAILNSVPFDMTFVDKHDKVKYFTQGTERIFARNRSIINRDVRLCHPPGSTHIVEKIIEDFKSGAASHAPFWIQMKGKFIKIEYFALRGEDGEYLGTLEVSQDLAENRALEGERRILEYTNEKGDDDA